One segment of Danio aesculapii chromosome 3, fDanAes4.1, whole genome shotgun sequence DNA contains the following:
- the jmjd8 gene encoding jmjC domain-containing protein 8 encodes MDQLLRTLLLLLIARLPASFHFSGAVREDGGWGLDSSLQDEGECNIEIRDANSITHTEFIKEYAYAKPVLLRGLTDNTKFRFLCTKSSLLREYGDKTVRLSTANTHSYRKVDVRFEEFVKFLLTPQSEDTLGSDTLYFFGDNNFTEWRSLFEEYKAPPFSLPLMHPAYSFGIAGPGTGVPFHWHGPGYSEVIYGRKRWFLYPPDLAPEFHPNRTTLSWVSQSYLDLELHQRPLECTIRPGEVLYFPDRWWHATLNLDTSVFISTFLG; translated from the exons ATGGATCAGCTTCTCAGGACTCTGTTACTACTGCTGATAGCGCGGTTACCGGCTTCATTTCATTTCTCAGGTGCTGTCAGGGAAGATGGAGGATG GGGACTGGATTCCAGTCTGCAGGATGAAGGCGAATGCAACATTGAGATCAGAGATGCAAACTCCATAACACACACAGAGTTTATAAAAGA GTATGCTTATGCAAAACCAGTTCTACTCCGAGGGCTCACAGACAACACA AAGTTCCGCTTCCTGTGCACCAAATCCAGTCTGTTGAGAGAATATGGAGATAAAACAGTCCGTCTCAGCACAgccaatacacactcatacaggAAAG TGGACGTCCGGTTTGAAGAATTTGTAAAGTTCCTGCTGACGCCTCAGTCTGAAGACACGCTGGGCAGTG ATACACTGTACTTCTTTGGGGACAATAACTTCACGGAGTGGCGTTCTCTGTTTGAGGAGTATAAAGCACCACCTTTTTCTCTTCCTCTCATGCATCCTGCATATAGCTTTGGGATTGCtg GACCAGGAACTGGGGTCCCATTTCACTGGCACGGCCCTGGATACTCTGAAGTCATCTACGGCAGGAAG CGTTGGTTTCTTTACCCGCCTGACTTGGCACCCGAGTTTCACCCGAATCGCACCACTCTTTCCTGGGTCTCTCAGTCCTACCTGGACCTGGAGCTCCACCAGCGGCCTCTGGAGTGCACAATACGACCCGGAGAG GTGCTGTATTTTCCTGACCGCTGGTGGCATGCAACTTTAAATCTGGACACCAGTGTCTTCATTTCCACTTTTCTGGGGTGA